The following are from one region of the Leptospirales bacterium genome:
- a CDS encoding GDP-L-fucose synthase produces the protein MDRAAKVYVAGHRGLVGSAIVRALEADGYRNVIGRTHAELDLQDQCQVRSFFDKERPDYVFLAAAKVGGIHANNTFPAEFIYSNLEIQNNIIDACWRYSAKKLLFLGSSCIYPKFAHQPMDEDQLLSGKLEPTNEPYAVAKIAGIIMCQSYNRQHGTNFISAMPTNLYGPGDNYHPENSHVIPALLRRFHEAKTAGDSEVVIWGTGKPLREFLYSDDCARACVFLMRNYDVQGVANGGDFINIGSGIEVSIQNLAEAIREVTGFSGRVTFDVSRPDGTPRKLLDVSKLHRMGWRHQVELREGLRQAYADYLSESSGIPPSARRHIP, from the coding sequence ATGGATCGAGCGGCAAAAGTCTACGTGGCCGGCCATCGCGGATTGGTAGGTTCGGCAATTGTCCGGGCCTTAGAGGCCGACGGCTATCGCAATGTGATCGGACGTACCCACGCCGAACTGGACCTGCAGGACCAGTGCCAGGTGCGCAGCTTCTTTGATAAAGAGCGCCCCGACTACGTTTTTCTGGCCGCAGCAAAAGTTGGCGGAATTCATGCTAACAACACCTTTCCGGCGGAGTTCATCTATTCGAATCTGGAGATTCAGAACAATATCATCGATGCCTGCTGGCGGTATAGCGCGAAGAAACTTCTATTTCTGGGATCCTCGTGCATCTATCCGAAATTTGCCCATCAACCGATGGACGAAGATCAGCTCCTTTCCGGCAAATTGGAGCCAACCAACGAACCGTACGCCGTTGCCAAAATCGCCGGCATCATCATGTGCCAGAGCTATAACCGTCAGCACGGGACGAATTTCATCTCAGCCATGCCGACGAATCTTTATGGTCCGGGCGACAACTATCATCCTGAAAACTCGCACGTAATCCCAGCTCTCCTTCGGCGCTTCCACGAGGCAAAGACCGCTGGCGATTCAGAAGTTGTGATCTGGGGCACTGGCAAGCCCCTGCGCGAGTTTTTGTACTCCGATGATTGTGCGCGTGCTTGTGTGTTCTTGATGCGGAACTACGACGTTCAGGGTGTAGCAAACGGCGGGGATTTCATCAATATTGGTTCCGGCATTGAGGTTAGCATACAAAATTTGGCGGAAGCCATCAGGGAGGTGACAGGCTTCAGTGGCCGGGTAACATTCGATGTCAGCCGTCCGGATGGGACGCCGCGAAAGCTGCTGGATGTTTCGAAACTACATCGAATGGGCTGGCGACATCAAGTGGAACTGCGCGAAGGATTGCGACAGGCCTATGCTGATTACTTGAGCGAAAGTAGCGGAATACCGCCAAGCGCCCGTCGCCATATTCCATGA
- a CDS encoding MarR family EPS-associated transcriptional regulator yields MDDELRHRILRILVEHPEVNQRELASILGVSLGKTNYCLAALIEKGWIKARNFKNNRNKFAYAYYLTPQGIEEKARLTLRFFRRKLREYEELKSQIDELAAEAETAQQMFPELERG; encoded by the coding sequence ATGGACGACGAACTCCGTCATCGAATCTTGCGCATACTGGTTGAACATCCGGAAGTGAACCAGCGCGAGCTGGCCAGCATTCTGGGTGTAAGTTTAGGAAAGACCAACTATTGCCTTGCGGCGCTGATCGAGAAAGGTTGGATCAAGGCGCGTAACTTCAAGAACAACCGTAATAAGTTTGCGTATGCTTACTATTTGACCCCGCAGGGAATTGAGGAAAAGGCCAGATTGACGCTGCGATTTTTTCGACGCAAGCTCCGGGAATATGAGGAGCTCAAGTCGCAGATCGATGAACTGGCCGCTGAGGCGGAAACGGCGCAGCAGATGTTTCCGGAGCTGGAGCGGGGCTAG
- a CDS encoding dehydrogenase: protein MIFVSAFPFGRVDAAPLDLLRSSGFPFQLNPEGRILRAEESASLAARAQVIIAGSEELRPLIELSTTLRMIARVGIGLDSVPLELCRQRGIAVSYTPDAVTSAVGELALGLLIATMRSVGEADHGMRAGRWDRIIGRRIGDCRIGILGFGRAGAYLARLLVPFRPRQILIHDIRDRRVALKDIAGDLPAEQTDLDTLLANSDAISIHLPLTSATRNMIGAAQLQRMPAGSWLVQTSRGGILDEDALLAAVRGAHLRGAALDVFGSEPYTGPMLGEDRILLTQHMGSCAADARAAMERGATEDALRFLRGEALASAAPLEGEF, encoded by the coding sequence ATGATCTTTGTATCGGCTTTCCCTTTTGGCCGCGTTGATGCGGCCCCCCTGGACCTGCTGCGCTCTTCCGGCTTTCCCTTTCAACTTAACCCAGAGGGACGGATTCTACGCGCTGAGGAAAGCGCTTCGCTTGCTGCCAGGGCCCAGGTAATCATTGCGGGCTCAGAAGAGCTCCGTCCGCTGATTGAGCTAAGCACAACTTTGCGTATGATTGCGCGCGTTGGCATTGGTCTTGATTCTGTGCCGCTGGAGCTATGTCGGCAGCGCGGCATCGCCGTGAGCTACACGCCAGATGCCGTAACTTCCGCCGTCGGCGAGCTGGCTCTGGGACTGTTGATTGCGACGATGCGCTCCGTTGGCGAGGCCGACCATGGCATGCGCGCTGGCCGCTGGGATCGGATCATTGGCCGTCGCATCGGCGATTGTCGCATTGGCATCCTTGGTTTTGGTCGCGCCGGCGCCTATCTGGCGCGCTTGCTCGTTCCCTTCCGGCCGCGTCAGATCTTAATTCACGATATCCGCGACCGCCGTGTAGCGCTGAAGGACATTGCCGGCGATCTGCCAGCCGAGCAAACCGATCTGGATACGCTACTGGCGAACTCCGACGCCATCAGCATTCATCTGCCATTGACCTCGGCTACCCGCAACATGATTGGCGCGGCGCAATTGCAGCGCATGCCCGCAGGCTCGTGGCTGGTGCAGACCTCGCGCGGCGGCATTCTGGATGAAGACGCTTTGCTGGCCGCCGTGCGAGGCGCACACCTGCGCGGCGCCGCGCTCGATGTCTTTGGCAGCGAGCCCTACACCGGGCCGATGCTTGGGGAAGACCGCATCCTGCTCACCCAGCATATGGGATCTTGCGCCGCCGACGCCCGCGCCGCTATGGAACGAGGCGCCACAGAAGACGCCCTGCGCTTTCTGCGCGGCGAGGCGCTGGCCAGCGCCGCGCCCCTGGAGGGCGAATTTTGA
- a CDS encoding DUF86 domain-containing protein: MTNRDIVLRKLTTMNEHRRRLQIRLDRRLENVVPSADIDDAIAMSLLVCIQEVVDIASHILTDEALTLPESAAAATLALAQHGILPDNLALQLAAMTALRNRIAHGYSQVDANRIVAELPSGLQALEQFASAIVAYLDRGEVR, translated from the coding sequence ATGACCAATCGCGACATAGTACTTCGCAAACTGACCACGATGAACGAACACAGACGGCGCTTGCAGATTCGTCTGGACCGCCGACTGGAAAACGTCGTCCCCTCTGCCGACATCGATGATGCTATCGCAATGAGTTTGCTGGTTTGCATTCAGGAAGTCGTTGATATTGCATCGCATATTCTGACCGACGAAGCGCTGACCCTGCCGGAGTCGGCCGCAGCTGCGACGCTGGCGCTGGCCCAACACGGCATCCTTCCGGACAACCTTGCATTGCAACTGGCGGCGATGACAGCGCTGCGCAATCGCATTGCCCACGGCTACAGTCAAGTTGACGCCAATCGAATTGTCGCCGAGCTGCCGTCCGGATTGCAAGCATTAGAACAGTTTGCATCGGCCATTGTCGCCTATCTGGATCGCGGCGAAGTCAGATGA
- a CDS encoding nucleotidyltransferase domain-containing protein: MIEQSLLQRLTESIREGADLRLAAVFGSALQPRFHSKSDVDIAVQARVPLSLSHELNMSVKFSLLAHREVDLINLDCASTVLKNEIARNGRLLYEFEPGAWAAWQARAALEYWDFEPVYLLGQQAIARQFRA; this comes from the coding sequence TTGATTGAGCAATCTCTTTTGCAGCGACTGACCGAATCCATTCGGGAAGGCGCGGATCTGCGCCTTGCCGCGGTCTTTGGCTCGGCTTTGCAGCCGCGCTTTCATTCCAAAAGCGATGTGGATATTGCCGTGCAGGCGCGCGTTCCGCTTTCACTGTCGCACGAGTTGAACATGAGCGTGAAATTTTCACTGCTGGCCCATCGGGAAGTCGACCTCATCAACCTGGATTGCGCTTCGACGGTGCTTAAGAACGAAATCGCCAGGAATGGACGTCTATTATATGAATTTGAGCCCGGCGCCTGGGCGGCCTGGCAGGCCAGGGCGGCGCTTGAATACTGGGATTTTGAACCTGTCTACCTTCTTGGGCAGCAGGCAATAGCCCGACAATTTCGAGCCTAG
- the yihA gene encoding ribosome biogenesis GTP-binding protein YihA/YsxC — translation MHKGQRKTERREALRFLREVRYLGSWPDVRMLPDTGPAPLIAFTGRSNSGKSSLISALCDQKNLARTSAEPGKTRSINLYRALPGACPPQGVVLADLPGFGYARTSHAERAALRRMVDQFLLHAPRLSLTVLVLDCRREPADEELSVIDFCRAEGRELIFARSKWDKLSKQERLQKSRQWQKAGYEDISIGVSNTNGEGLSEALESIALVIQNANPS, via the coding sequence ATGCATAAGGGTCAACGCAAGACAGAACGCCGCGAGGCGTTGCGTTTTCTGCGCGAGGTTCGCTACCTGGGCTCGTGGCCGGATGTCCGAATGCTGCCGGATACTGGCCCGGCCCCGCTGATAGCATTTACCGGGCGATCCAACTCAGGAAAATCGTCGCTCATCTCCGCCCTCTGCGACCAGAAGAATCTGGCGCGAACATCCGCCGAACCGGGCAAGACGCGCAGCATCAATCTGTATCGCGCTCTGCCAGGCGCCTGCCCGCCGCAGGGCGTGGTGCTGGCCGATTTGCCGGGCTTCGGCTACGCGCGAACTTCGCACGCTGAGCGCGCTGCGCTGCGACGCATGGTTGATCAGTTTCTGCTGCACGCTCCTCGTCTTTCATTGACCGTACTGGTTCTCGATTGCCGGCGCGAACCAGCTGACGAAGAGCTGAGCGTAATTGATTTTTGTCGAGCCGAAGGACGAGAGTTGATCTTTGCGCGCAGCAAATGGGATAAGCTGAGCAAGCAAGAACGGCTGCAGAAATCTCGCCAATGGCAAAAGGCCGGCTACGAGGATATCAGCATAGGAGTGTCCAATACCAACGGCGAAGGATTGAGCGAAGCGCTGGAGAGCATAGCCCTGGTCATCCAGAATGCGAATCCTTCTTGA
- the thpR gene encoding RNA 2',3'-cyclic phosphodiesterase: MSRFFLAVDLDEGARSAALQLCHGLPGVRWIEAEQMHITLKFLGDLDEAQADELSERLQRIVMPAFQLRLRGVGCFRRKGPGATLWAGIEQNGALLGLQRAVERCCRAPGLPVERGGFNPHLTLARLKQVSDQRLQEYLNEFSAFASDPFPIEEFGLFASELRPEGARHTLIQSFPLQGEVRDA, from the coding sequence GTGTCGCGTTTTTTCCTGGCCGTAGACCTGGATGAGGGTGCGCGCTCAGCTGCGCTGCAGCTTTGCCATGGATTGCCCGGCGTACGCTGGATCGAAGCTGAGCAAATGCATATTACATTGAAGTTTCTTGGAGACCTGGACGAGGCGCAGGCCGACGAATTGAGCGAGCGGCTTCAGCGGATTGTAATGCCTGCCTTTCAGCTGCGCTTGCGCGGCGTCGGCTGCTTTCGGCGCAAAGGACCAGGAGCAACGCTGTGGGCTGGCATTGAACAAAACGGGGCTTTGCTTGGTCTGCAGCGCGCAGTAGAACGCTGTTGCCGTGCGCCTGGATTGCCCGTCGAACGCGGCGGTTTCAATCCGCACCTGACTCTGGCTCGACTGAAACAAGTCTCGGACCAGAGACTCCAGGAATATTTGAATGAATTCAGCGCCTTTGCCAGCGATCCATTTCCGATTGAAGAATTCGGTCTCTTTGCCAGCGAACTGCGTCCAGAAGGCGCCCGCCACACACTCATCCAGTCATTTCCGTTGCAAGGCGAGGTTCGCGATGCATAA
- a CDS encoding 2-C-methyl-D-erythritol 4-phosphate cytidylyltransferase, whose product MPRLHFILLSGGVGARVGAAQPKQFLQLHGKPVLLHSIEAIHQARPAARLVVVAPAEHLEATRRLAESLFDALVVGGATRHASTLAALEAVPLATLPEADLVLIHDAARPILEAAELDELEAAVARSRDGIASLVAPLTETVVEAAAVSGPMLRPLDRTRLFAVKTPQAARAAALRTMLQRAPEGEYTDLLTWAAAAGLGAELAPAGQRNLKLTSLHDLAVLERLLSGSGVA is encoded by the coding sequence ATGCCACGGCTGCATTTCATCCTCTTGAGCGGGGGCGTGGGCGCTCGCGTCGGGGCCGCGCAGCCCAAGCAGTTTCTGCAATTGCACGGCAAACCAGTGCTTCTGCATTCTATAGAAGCAATCCATCAGGCGCGACCGGCTGCCCGTTTGGTTGTGGTTGCACCCGCCGAACACCTCGAAGCGACAAGGCGCCTGGCGGAATCTTTATTTGATGCGCTTGTTGTTGGCGGCGCCACGCGGCATGCATCTACACTGGCAGCGCTCGAAGCGGTGCCGCTAGCGACTCTGCCAGAGGCGGACCTGGTGTTGATTCACGATGCGGCGCGGCCCATCCTGGAGGCCGCAGAGCTGGACGAGCTGGAAGCGGCGGTCGCGCGCTCCAGAGATGGCATCGCTTCGCTGGTTGCGCCGCTGACGGAGACCGTCGTCGAAGCAGCCGCCGTGAGCGGCCCGATGTTGCGCCCTCTGGATCGAACCCGTCTTTTTGCTGTGAAGACGCCGCAAGCGGCGCGGGCTGCAGCGCTACGTACGATGCTGCAACGGGCGCCGGAGGGCGAGTATACCGATCTATTAACCTGGGCGGCGGCGGCGGGACTTGGCGCCGAACTTGCGCCAGCCGGCCAACGAAATCTCAAGCTGACGTCCTTGCACGATCTTGCAGTGCTGGAGCGTCTGCTAAGCGGTAGCGGAGTCGCCTGA
- a CDS encoding serine/threonine-protein phosphatase encodes MTTVRRILYERVQQLNFLLHGDRVRFAVEQRLFNMAALYGALVGIAFTAFNVSLGLGWQSVAVLAPSGLIFGAIYALSRFSRRWRDRYYKMAFPAMLLASAGMLQLWFVNGGSWGGSQYFLFVHIAMAVIVLRGWHRRFGVTMILALAFCLLLVEYQHPEWIRDYDTRSQRYTDLFVSLLSGLAAIGIIVGTLQVGLSRRVKNAQDDRLLLKEDLSLARMLQGKVFEISAAEVSDFEFEVAHHSSGELTGDLYDVTRLSPDRLRIFLADARGHGINAALSAMIIKSEWLHTDPRLRSPGEALTAINQTIVERYQDSISFSAIVADIDAAEICYACAGQISLALAEGGQVRDLTGGGPPVGMLPSLSYPEERAALSNQSLLLFFTDGFTDAIDVNGRFLGADWVSRLVESLVAPNARKLATSFVDRFALMVGQSPRGLLPQDDCTLLVVSPYRRTV; translated from the coding sequence ATGACCACCGTGCGACGCATTCTATATGAGCGAGTGCAACAGCTGAACTTTCTGCTGCACGGCGATCGCGTACGCTTCGCGGTAGAGCAGCGGCTGTTTAACATGGCGGCCCTTTACGGCGCTCTGGTGGGCATTGCCTTTACCGCATTCAACGTCTCGCTTGGACTGGGCTGGCAGAGCGTTGCTGTGCTGGCCCCCAGCGGCCTTATTTTTGGAGCGATCTATGCGCTCTCGCGCTTCAGTCGACGTTGGCGAGACCGCTACTATAAGATGGCCTTTCCGGCCATGCTGCTGGCTAGCGCTGGCATGCTGCAGCTGTGGTTTGTCAATGGCGGGTCATGGGGGGGAAGTCAGTACTTTCTGTTCGTGCACATTGCCATGGCCGTTATTGTTTTGCGCGGATGGCATCGCCGCTTTGGGGTCACAATGATTCTGGCGCTTGCCTTCTGTCTGCTGCTGGTAGAGTATCAGCATCCGGAGTGGATCCGCGACTATGATACGCGCAGCCAGCGCTATACGGATCTTTTTGTCAGCTTGCTCTCCGGTCTGGCAGCCATTGGCATTATCGTTGGAACTTTGCAGGTGGGTCTTTCACGCCGCGTCAAGAATGCTCAAGATGACCGCCTGCTCTTAAAAGAGGACCTCAGCCTGGCCAGAATGCTGCAGGGCAAGGTTTTCGAAATCAGCGCCGCCGAGGTGAGCGACTTTGAGTTTGAGGTAGCACATCATTCCTCAGGCGAATTGACCGGCGATCTCTACGACGTGACGCGCCTTAGCCCCGATCGCCTGCGCATCTTTCTGGCTGACGCGCGCGGACATGGCATCAATGCGGCGCTGTCGGCTATGATCATCAAGAGCGAGTGGCTGCACACCGATCCTCGATTGCGCAGTCCTGGAGAAGCGCTCACTGCAATCAATCAGACGATTGTTGAGCGTTACCAGGATTCCATCAGCTTCTCGGCCATTGTCGCCGACATCGATGCCGCCGAGATTTGCTATGCTTGCGCCGGTCAAATTTCCCTTGCTCTGGCTGAGGGCGGGCAGGTGCGCGATTTGACCGGCGGCGGTCCGCCTGTCGGCATGCTCCCGTCGCTGAGCTATCCTGAGGAGCGCGCCGCGCTCAGCAACCAATCGCTCTTGCTGTTCTTTACTGATGGCTTCACCGATGCCATCGATGTCAATGGACGCTTCCTGGGCGCCGACTGGGTGTCGCGATTGGTTGAGTCGCTCGTTGCGCCCAATGCCAGAAAGCTGGCAACGTCATTCGTTGACCGCTTTGCCTTGATGGTCGGCCAATCGCCGCGCGGTCTTTTGCCCCAGGATGACTGCACGCTGTTGGTCGTCAGTCCCTATCGTCGAACCGTGTAG
- a CDS encoding KamA family radical SAM protein — protein sequence MRRQARSFADLLRMRPELAHFFSAEQALLQSQLETELADRFRFAATPHYVSLIDAGDRNCPILRQLLPAADELNDPWNRDEDPLAEESHMVAPGLVRRYPDRALWYVTHRCAVYCRFCFRKRKVSRAESAPSSADIDAALRYIRRQDSLREVILSGGDPLSLSDPRLEAILRSLREAPHLASIRIHTRMPVTAPMRITAALCAALAESYPITLVTHFNHAREAGPAAAIAVRRLREAGVVVLNQSVLLSGINDTVEAQRELLLQLLRIGVTPYYLHRCDEVRGVSHFRAPLERGLEILRKLRGSLPGIAIPRYIVDLPGGGGKVELTPDMLESGPSDGADGRRQFVFRSHAGTQHIVLD from the coding sequence ATGCGGCGGCAGGCGCGCAGTTTTGCAGATTTGCTGCGCATGCGGCCAGAGCTGGCGCACTTTTTCAGCGCCGAGCAAGCGCTGCTGCAATCGCAACTGGAAACTGAGCTGGCCGATCGCTTTCGATTTGCAGCGACGCCGCATTATGTCAGTCTGATCGACGCCGGGGATCGCAACTGTCCGATCTTGCGGCAATTACTGCCGGCCGCAGACGAACTCAACGATCCGTGGAATCGCGACGAGGACCCGCTGGCCGAAGAGTCGCACATGGTTGCGCCGGGGCTGGTGCGACGTTATCCCGACCGCGCTTTGTGGTATGTTACCCATCGCTGCGCAGTTTACTGCCGCTTTTGTTTTCGCAAGCGCAAGGTATCGCGCGCCGAATCGGCGCCGTCCAGCGCTGACATCGATGCCGCCTTGCGCTACATCCGCCGCCAAGATTCGCTGCGCGAAGTGATTCTCAGCGGCGGAGATCCGCTCTCGCTATCCGATCCTCGCCTCGAGGCCATCCTGCGCTCGCTGCGCGAGGCGCCTCATCTGGCCAGCATCCGCATTCATACGCGCATGCCGGTCACCGCGCCGATGCGAATCACCGCGGCCTTGTGTGCAGCGCTGGCCGAGTCCTATCCGATTACGCTGGTCACGCACTTCAACCATGCACGCGAAGCAGGACCGGCGGCGGCAATCGCCGTTCGCCGCTTGCGCGAGGCAGGCGTCGTGGTGTTGAATCAATCGGTTCTGTTGAGCGGGATCAATGACACCGTCGAGGCGCAGCGCGAACTCTTATTGCAGCTGCTGCGTATTGGCGTGACGCCCTATTATTTGCATCGCTGCGACGAAGTCCGCGGCGTATCCCACTTTCGAGCCCCGCTGGAACGCGGCCTGGAAATCCTGCGTAAGCTGCGCGGCAGTTTGCCAGGCATCGCCATCCCGCGCTACATTGTTGATTTGCCCGGCGGCGGCGGCAAAGTAGAACTGACGCCGGACATGCTGGAATCAGGACCGAGCGACGGCGCAGATGGCCGGCGCCAATTCGTTTTCCGCTCTCATGCGGGGACGCAGCATATTGTTCTCGACTGA
- the efp gene encoding elongation factor P — MINAIDIKKGMVLKIDNELWSVSFAQFVNPGKGSAFVRTKLKNVKRGNVIERTFKSSEKAEDVELEKRYMTYLYRDGEAIVFMDKADFEQFHVPAVMVEDLIPFMKEEMEVEVTFYEGQPIGVIPPTFVELIVSYAEEGLKGDTQGSARKRVQVETGGEVMAPLYINQGDRIKVDMRDFSFVERVNKS, encoded by the coding sequence ATGATCAATGCAATAGATATCAAGAAAGGCATGGTACTGAAGATCGATAACGAACTCTGGTCCGTATCCTTTGCACAATTTGTGAACCCTGGCAAAGGCAGCGCCTTTGTGCGAACCAAGCTCAAAAATGTAAAGCGCGGCAACGTAATCGAACGCACCTTCAAGTCCTCGGAAAAGGCCGAGGACGTCGAGCTGGAAAAGCGCTACATGACCTACCTTTACCGCGATGGCGAGGCCATCGTCTTCATGGACAAGGCGGACTTCGAGCAGTTCCATGTTCCAGCGGTCATGGTCGAAGATTTGATTCCGTTCATGAAAGAAGAGATGGAGGTTGAGGTCACATTCTACGAAGGTCAGCCGATTGGCGTCATCCCGCCAACTTTTGTCGAATTGATTGTCAGCTATGCCGAGGAAGGCCTGAAGGGCGACACCCAGGGATCGGCGCGCAAGCGCGTTCAGGTGGAAACCGGCGGCGAGGTCATGGCGCCGCTCTACATCAATCAGGGCGATCGCATCAAAGTCGATATGCGTGATTTCAGTTTTGTCGAGCGCGTCAACAAGTCCTGA
- a CDS encoding ACP S-malonyltransferase: MSDTLFQQAKAGQARFFVQFGGQGAPWFKELSKYFAEPRMKRFFDVALEALDEERPRVEGTVGLPLGLDIKRWLADEASLPDDEYLGCAAVSIPMIQVTQLAHLESIVQNGFDRKSLLEYTVAASGHSQGLIPASLVALGLEGDAYYAAMAKYVKYLLYLGVSAQKAYPHFAPSEAEIAESTALGSGAPAPMVAILGETHASIEAAVKEVNAGLPADQQLHVSLYNSPQNRIVSSFRASLIALNKKLKPLIDEKKLKFVYLRTTCPFHCPLMNSVGEFFEPEIKRIGFDYSGAQLQRPVYSFYDSTDLRLQAEKLPIRMYVDMAIHPLYWEKSMKPAAENSAITHILDFGPGKTSQRLSTDTLSSLPRQLPVLAAATPKEAKEIV; the protein is encoded by the coding sequence ATGTCCGATACCTTATTTCAACAGGCGAAAGCAGGCCAGGCGCGCTTCTTTGTGCAGTTTGGCGGCCAGGGCGCGCCCTGGTTCAAGGAACTGTCAAAGTATTTTGCCGAGCCTCGCATGAAGCGCTTCTTTGACGTGGCGCTGGAAGCGCTCGACGAGGAGCGCCCGCGCGTTGAAGGTACGGTTGGACTGCCGCTGGGCCTGGACATCAAGCGCTGGCTGGCCGATGAAGCCAGTCTGCCCGACGATGAATACCTGGGTTGCGCGGCTGTCTCCATTCCGATGATTCAAGTTACGCAGCTGGCGCATCTGGAATCGATCGTACAAAACGGCTTTGATCGCAAGAGCCTGCTGGAGTACACAGTAGCGGCCAGCGGTCACAGCCAGGGATTGATCCCCGCTTCGCTTGTAGCGCTCGGTCTGGAGGGCGACGCATACTATGCAGCCATGGCAAAGTATGTGAAATACTTACTGTATCTTGGCGTCAGCGCGCAGAAGGCCTATCCGCACTTTGCGCCCAGCGAGGCGGAAATCGCCGAATCGACTGCTCTCGGATCGGGCGCGCCTGCGCCGATGGTCGCCATCCTGGGCGAAACTCACGCCAGCATCGAGGCTGCCGTGAAAGAAGTGAACGCCGGCCTGCCGGCGGACCAGCAGCTTCACGTCAGTCTCTATAACTCTCCGCAGAATCGCATCGTTTCATCCTTTCGCGCTTCGCTGATCGCACTCAACAAGAAGCTCAAGCCTTTGATCGACGAGAAGAAGCTGAAGTTCGTCTATTTGCGGACGACCTGTCCTTTCCATTGCCCGCTGATGAATTCCGTCGGCGAGTTCTTTGAACCGGAGATCAAGCGCATTGGCTTCGACTACTCCGGCGCTCAACTGCAGCGACCGGTATATTCCTTCTACGATTCCACGGACTTGCGTCTGCAGGCCGAAAAATTGCCGATTCGCATGTACGTCGACATGGCCATCCATCCGCTCTACTGGGAAAAATCGATGAAGCCGGCGGCAGAAAACAGCGCTATCACGCACATCCTGGATTTCGGTCCAGGCAAGACCAGCCAGCGCCTTTCCACGGATACGCTCAGCAGCTTGCCGCGGCAATTGCCGGTACTGGCGGCGGCCACGCCCAAGGAAGCTAAAGAGATCGTCTGA
- a CDS encoding NAD-dependent epimerase/dehydratase family protein, with product MKVLVTGGCGFLGSHVCELFRKEGWEVVSYDNMTKYELGRTGYGTDKTRDFNWNELKAMGCQMVKADVADAEAIRDHSSGCDYIVHTAAQPAMTISWEDPRLDFSTNVLGTFNVLDAARKHKISAVNTSSIHVYGNHINNTLREGQSSYERDPIAIGEDEPVMVGELSPLHASKMSAEHYVRTFTDMLQTPSASFRFTGIYGPRQFGGEDHGWVANFAIRAFFGQPLRIFGTGKQARDILFAADGAQAYLDYFRKPAPGVYNIGGGPDHKISLIECIHMIGEVLGRKLDIEYHAERPGDMRYFICDISRARKAFGFAPKFKPRQGVERLLAWIEANKSVFEIKN from the coding sequence ATGAAGGTTCTGGTTACGGGCGGATGCGGATTTCTGGGCTCTCATGTTTGTGAACTATTTCGCAAAGAGGGCTGGGAGGTTGTCAGCTACGACAACATGACCAAGTACGAGCTGGGACGCACGGGCTACGGAACGGATAAGACGCGCGACTTCAACTGGAACGAACTCAAAGCGATGGGCTGCCAGATGGTTAAGGCCGACGTGGCTGACGCCGAAGCAATCCGCGACCACAGCTCCGGTTGCGACTATATCGTTCACACCGCCGCTCAACCGGCGATGACGATCTCCTGGGAAGACCCGCGTCTCGATTTCAGTACCAACGTCCTTGGCACCTTCAATGTGCTGGATGCGGCCAGAAAACATAAGATTTCGGCGGTGAATACCTCGAGCATCCACGTCTACGGCAATCACATCAACAATACGCTGCGCGAGGGCCAAAGCTCCTACGAACGCGATCCAATTGCCATTGGCGAAGATGAGCCGGTGATGGTTGGCGAGCTTTCGCCTCTGCACGCTTCCAAGATGTCCGCCGAACACTACGTGCGCACCTTCACCGATATGCTGCAGACGCCGTCGGCCAGCTTTCGTTTTACCGGCATCTACGGCCCGCGCCAGTTTGGCGGCGAGGACCACGGCTGGGTCGCCAATTTTGCGATTCGCGCTTTTTTTGGTCAGCCTTTGCGGATTTTTGGAACTGGCAAACAGGCGCGCGATATTTTGTTCGCAGCGGACGGCGCCCAGGCCTATCTCGATTACTTTCGCAAGCCCGCGCCCGGAGTGTACAACATTGGCGGCGGACCGGATCATAAGATCAGTTTGATCGAATGCATCCACATGATCGGCGAAGTACTGGGTCGTAAACTGGATATCGAGTATCACGCGGAGCGTCCCGGCGACATGCGTTATTTCATCTGTGATATCTCGCGGGCGCGCAAGGCCTTTGGATTTGCGCCAAAATTCAAGCCACGGCAGGGCGTGGAGCGACTGCTGGCCTGGATCGAGGCCAACAAGTCAGTTTTTGAAATCAAGAACTGA